One stretch of Nocardia mangyaensis DNA includes these proteins:
- a CDS encoding AAA family ATPase, producing the protein MRLHRLEMTAFGPFAETTVVDFDALGSDGLFLLHGHTGAGKTTVLDAIAFALYGKVPGARGESKRLHSDHADPQTPPQVSLEATLGGRKLRLTRVPEFERPKRDGSGTRTLQPKANLTWLDGSGENLSRITDIGDEVLRLLGMSADQFFQVVLLPQGDFARFLRAENEEREKLLEKLFDTQRFGTAEQWLADRRRAAGTALDTHRQGIDRLITKVGMAAGFSGAESVEANDALAWSQELLAQARTELAEANIDADLRQKESAEARTEAEEQRRIADLHTRMAAARADLAAHTASAPRRAELTHELEQARRAEPVVQAIDEARSAARALRRAESCTRSAASQLATQLSAPAAADIAGVDLLTVVTDDEEPDRPSRHEADGRLGHPADLDAAISQWNALLGVLGEVRADAATAEQLSADLAAHEAVAAQLARRATELGQRRTELPTVIAGAQEQLREATDAAAALPGLRSELAKWQDSAAAAVELSRQRTALDRARGEFDAARRTHLDARERVLDLRTRRLAGMAAELAGALEAGAPCTVCGSAEHPDPAQPTDDAVSKDAEDAATVAEQAAESARDRIGERIAAIDREIESLTARGGDADPVTLADAVRTATHRFDDAADTADRAAALTTHLDTLRAEESQLYEQSRDLDSRRGTVTANIAATRARLDELTLRLRTAAGADDTVEARTARLESLITAATTLRTARTEESTARDAVRRIATRVETLARTAGFVAEGVEVPASAATGPASTAVHALTPGDTSDSSETEPRSGVGIDAEPASDATRYSHPDAAAAESVSDLPGQANGLPVDENSSRFGTGLDVASGAAMDPAPGVAVGSGTDAGSAPTESAQSAAGRRVDRSRAIPAAPEMPSLFDLFEEESSDEVSAEEVEPAAPRDDIAVLTAYAKVVTAVARSVQQQAAIDAELTAADRARAHAETVLAEPQIRAAAELVPGDLDELEQRFARAQRALTAAVAAQSAAAERVAQLERLGAQLWGEVERIAPEQRAFDELAGLAEVVAGRGENNRRMSLRSYVLAARLEEVAVAGSLRLRRMSGGRYEFVHSDKAGPRGRRGGLGLDVRDDYTGAIRSAKTLSGGETFMASLALALGLADVVAAESGGVVLDTLFIDEGFGSLDADTLDAVMGVLDELRAGGRVVGVVSHVDEMRQRIPSRLHVLRGRTGSRLQATVA; encoded by the coding sequence ATGAGGCTGCATCGGCTGGAGATGACCGCGTTCGGTCCGTTCGCCGAGACCACCGTCGTCGACTTCGACGCGCTCGGCTCCGACGGGCTGTTCCTGCTGCACGGGCACACCGGTGCGGGCAAGACGACGGTGCTCGACGCCATCGCGTTCGCCCTCTACGGCAAGGTGCCCGGCGCGCGCGGGGAGAGCAAGCGCCTGCACTCCGACCACGCCGACCCGCAGACGCCGCCCCAAGTGAGCTTGGAGGCCACGCTCGGCGGTCGCAAGCTGCGGTTGACTCGCGTGCCCGAGTTCGAGCGGCCCAAGCGAGACGGGTCGGGCACCCGCACGCTCCAACCCAAAGCGAACCTCACCTGGCTCGACGGCAGCGGCGAGAACCTGTCCAGGATCACCGATATCGGCGACGAGGTGTTGCGCCTGCTCGGCATGAGCGCCGATCAGTTCTTCCAGGTGGTGCTGCTGCCGCAGGGCGATTTCGCCCGTTTCCTGCGCGCCGAGAACGAGGAACGCGAGAAGCTGCTCGAAAAGCTCTTCGACACCCAGCGTTTCGGCACCGCCGAACAGTGGCTGGCCGATCGCCGCCGTGCCGCCGGCACCGCACTCGATACCCACCGGCAGGGCATCGACCGCCTGATCACCAAGGTCGGGATGGCCGCGGGATTCAGCGGCGCGGAATCGGTCGAGGCCAATGACGCCCTCGCCTGGTCACAGGAACTCCTGGCACAGGCCCGCACCGAGCTCGCCGAGGCGAACATCGATGCCGACCTGCGCCAAAAGGAGTCGGCCGAAGCCCGCACCGAGGCCGAGGAACAGCGCCGCATCGCCGACCTGCACACCCGCATGGCCGCCGCCCGAGCCGACCTCGCCGCCCACACCGCCTCGGCTCCCCGCCGCGCCGAGCTGACACACGAACTCGAACAGGCCCGCCGCGCCGAACCCGTCGTCCAAGCCATCGACGAAGCCCGATCCGCGGCCCGCGCCCTCCGCCGCGCCGAGTCGTGCACCCGCAGTGCCGCAAGCCAACTTGCCACCCAACTGAGTGCCCCGGCCGCCGCCGACATCGCCGGTGTCGACCTGCTGACCGTCGTGACCGATGACGAGGAGCCAGATCGCCCATCCCGTCATGAGGCCGACGGACGACTCGGTCATCCGGCTGATCTCGATGCCGCGATCAGTCAGTGGAATGCGCTGCTCGGGGTGCTCGGTGAGGTGCGTGCTGATGCGGCGACCGCTGAGCAGTTGAGCGCGGACCTGGCTGCACACGAGGCCGTGGCGGCGCAGCTGGCCCGGCGAGCCACCGAGTTGGGTCAGCGGCGGACCGAGTTGCCGACCGTGATCGCCGGTGCCCAGGAACAGCTGCGCGAGGCCACCGATGCCGCTGCCGCGCTGCCCGGGCTGCGCAGCGAACTGGCGAAGTGGCAGGACTCGGCGGCAGCAGCGGTCGAATTGTCGAGGCAGCGAACGGCGTTGGACCGGGCGCGGGGCGAATTCGATGCCGCGCGCAGGACGCACCTCGATGCCAGGGAGCGTGTGCTCGATCTGCGCACCCGCCGCTTGGCCGGGATGGCGGCCGAACTCGCGGGTGCGCTGGAAGCGGGCGCGCCGTGCACGGTCTGCGGTTCCGCCGAGCACCCCGACCCCGCGCAACCCACCGACGACGCGGTGTCCAAGGACGCCGAGGACGCCGCCACCGTCGCCGAGCAGGCCGCCGAGTCCGCCCGCGACCGGATCGGCGAGCGCATCGCCGCCATCGACCGTGAGATCGAGTCGCTGACCGCCCGCGGTGGCGACGCCGACCCCGTCACCCTCGCCGACGCCGTCCGCACCGCCACGCACCGCTTCGACGACGCCGCCGACACCGCCGACCGCGCCGCCGCGCTCACCACCCATCTCGACACCCTGCGCGCCGAGGAATCCCAGCTCTACGAGCAGTCCCGCGACCTGGATTCCCGCCGGGGCACCGTCACCGCGAACATCGCCGCCACCCGCGCCCGCCTCGACGAACTCACCCTCCGCCTGCGCACCGCCGCCGGGGCCGACGACACCGTCGAGGCCCGCACCGCCCGCCTCGAATCCCTCATCACCGCCGCCACCACCCTGCGCACCGCCCGCACCGAGGAATCCACCGCCCGCGACGCCGTCCGCCGCATCGCCACCCGCGTGGAAACCCTCGCCCGCACAGCCGGTTTCGTCGCCGAAGGCGTCGAGGTTCCCGCCTCGGCGGCGACAGGCCCGGCGTCCACCGCCGTGCATGCTCTCACCCCCGGCGACACCTCGGACTCGTCGGAAACGGAACCACGCTCCGGTGTGGGCATCGATGCCGAGCCCGCATCAGACGCCACCAGGTACTCCCACCCCGATGCGGCTGCCGCCGAGTCCGTGTCCGACCTGCCTGGGCAGGCCAACGGCTTGCCCGTCGACGAGAACTCGTCGCGGTTCGGCACGGGGTTGGACGTCGCGTCCGGGGCCGCCATGGATCCCGCACCCGGTGTGGCCGTTGGGTCCGGGACCGACGCGGGCAGCGCGCCCACCGAATCCGCGCAGTCCGCTGCCGGTCGACGGGTCGATCGGTCACGGGCGATCCCGGCCGCGCCCGAGATGCCCAGTCTGTTCGACCTTTTCGAGGAAGAGTCCAGCGACGAGGTCTCAGCGGAAGAGGTCGAGCCCGCCGCGCCTCGCGACGACATCGCTGTCCTCACGGCCTATGCCAAAGTTGTCACTGCCGTCGCGCGCAGCGTGCAGCAGCAGGCCGCGATCGACGCCGAACTCACCGCCGCCGATCGGGCGCGCGCGCATGCGGAGACCGTGCTCGCCGAGCCGCAGATCCGGGCGGCGGCCGAGTTGGTGCCCGGGGATCTGGACGAACTGGAACAGCGATTCGCACGGGCGCAGCGTGCGTTGACCGCGGCGGTGGCCGCCCAGTCGGCGGCGGCGGAGCGCGTCGCTCAGCTGGAGCGGTTGGGCGCCCAGCTGTGGGGTGAGGTCGAGCGGATAGCGCCCGAGCAGCGGGCCTTCGACGAACTGGCCGGGCTGGCCGAAGTGGTCGCGGGCCGCGGCGAGAACAATCGCCGGATGTCGCTGCGATCGTATGTGCTGGCCGCGCGGCTCGAGGAGGTCGCGGTGGCGGGTTCGCTGCGGCTGCGTCGGATGTCGGGTGGCCGTTATGAGTTCGTCCACTCGGACAAGGCCGGTCCGCGCGGTCGCCGCGGTGGGCTCGGGCTCGATGTCCGCGACGACTACACCGGCGCCATTCGCTCCGCGAAGACTCTCTCGGGTGGCGAAACCTTCATGGCCTCCCTGGCTTTGGCGCTCGGCTTGGCCGATGTGGTCGCCGCGGAATCCGGCGGCGTCGTGCTGGACACCCTGTTCATCGATGAGGGCTTCGGCAGTCTCGACGCCGACACCCTCGACGCCGTGATGGGCGTACTCGACGAACTCCGCGCGGGCGGCCGTGTCGTCGGCGTGGTCAGCCACGTCGACGAGATGCGCCAGCGCATCCCCAGCCGCCTGCACGTGCTCCGCGGCCGCACCGGCTCCCGGCTCCAGGCCACGGTCGCCTAG
- a CDS encoding exonuclease SbcCD subunit D — protein MRILHTSDWHIGRTFHGVDLLADQARALAAIAELVAAESVDVVVVPGDVYDRSIPSADAIAVCNRGFEAIRAAGATIIATSGNHDSPARLGAGASFAAAGGLHLCTRVADVDRPVLLADADGEVAFYGIPYLEPEITRAELGVPQARSHAEILDAAMVRINADRGARPGGRSVVLAHAFVVGGEATGSERSISVGGVETVPMSAFDGVDYVALGHLHSPQTLAESVRYSGSPLPYSFGESSHRKAVWIVDLDATGLAAVERRDLPLVRGLSRLTGTLDELLTGAEFDAAEGHYVSATLTDSTRPVDPMRKLRDRFQHAVHVEWARPEGNPELRYRERVHGRRDAEVAASFLSDVRGTPSEGEMAWMERALAAAVSEPDRPATPEAAPEAAELTA, from the coding sequence ATGCGGATCCTGCACACCTCCGATTGGCACATCGGGCGCACCTTTCACGGTGTCGACCTGCTGGCGGATCAGGCGCGGGCGCTCGCGGCCATCGCCGAACTCGTCGCCGCCGAATCGGTCGACGTGGTGGTGGTGCCGGGCGACGTCTACGACCGCTCCATTCCCAGCGCCGATGCCATCGCGGTCTGCAATCGTGGTTTCGAGGCGATCCGGGCCGCCGGTGCCACGATCATCGCCACCTCCGGCAATCACGATTCGCCGGCTCGGCTCGGCGCGGGAGCCAGCTTCGCCGCCGCGGGCGGACTGCACCTGTGCACCCGGGTCGCCGACGTGGACCGGCCGGTACTGCTGGCCGATGCCGACGGTGAGGTCGCCTTCTACGGCATCCCCTACCTGGAGCCGGAGATCACCCGTGCCGAACTCGGTGTGCCGCAGGCCCGCTCGCACGCGGAGATCCTCGACGCGGCGATGGTCCGTATCAATGCCGATCGCGGCGCCCGGCCCGGCGGGCGTTCGGTGGTGCTCGCGCATGCCTTCGTCGTCGGGGGCGAGGCCACCGGGTCCGAGCGGTCCATCTCGGTCGGCGGGGTGGAGACGGTGCCCATGTCGGCTTTCGACGGTGTCGACTATGTGGCGCTGGGGCACCTGCATTCGCCGCAGACGCTCGCGGAGTCGGTGCGCTACAGCGGTTCTCCGCTGCCGTACTCCTTCGGCGAGAGCTCGCACCGCAAGGCGGTCTGGATCGTCGACCTCGACGCCACCGGTCTCGCCGCTGTCGAGCGTCGCGACCTACCGCTGGTCCGCGGCTTGAGCAGGCTCACCGGCACGCTCGACGAGCTGCTCACCGGTGCCGAATTCGACGCCGCCGAAGGGCATTACGTGTCGGCCACGCTGACCGACAGCACCCGCCCGGTCGACCCGATGCGTAAGCTGCGCGATCGGTTCCAGCACGCGGTGCACGTGGAATGGGCTCGCCCGGAGGGCAATCCGGAACTGCGCTATCGGGAACGAGTGCACGGCCGCCGTGATGCCGAGGTGGCGGCGAGTTTTCTGAGTGATGTGCGTGGTACGCCGAGCGAGGGGGAGATGGCATGGATGGAGCGAGCACTGGCGGCCGCGGTCAGCGAACCCGATCGACCGGCGACCCCGGAAGCGGCGCCCGAGGCCGCCGAGCTGACGGCATGA
- a CDS encoding DNA recombination protein RmuC, with product MTASMLVALVLVFGAGFGLGWLSHAARGGQRTAAAEARLAAAEDNQRLLQQSLHAANEDAARRHSAAIGAMVDPLRDAVGALEQQIRQVEHHRIDAYSGLREQVAGMQRTSHRLSDQTGQLVAALRAPQVRGRWGEIQLERVVELAGMTRHCDFDTQVNRAGGDDRGAVRPDMVVRLAGGRHIVVDAKVPFSAYLDAATTDDPAHRSQLLARHAKQLRAHVDQLSDKAYWAAFDPAPEFVVLFVPGDPFLDAALTTDAGLLEYAFGRNVILATPTTLIALLRTVAFSWRQEALSRDMATVQQLGKELYTRVGKVAEHLDNLGVNLGKAVAAFNATVGSVESRVMVTARRMHDLGIADQELPAIRLTDTRPRVVAFAEAEDRR from the coding sequence ATGACCGCTTCGATGCTCGTCGCGCTCGTCTTGGTTTTCGGTGCCGGGTTCGGTCTCGGCTGGTTGAGCCATGCCGCCCGCGGCGGGCAACGCACCGCCGCGGCCGAGGCCAGACTGGCCGCGGCCGAGGACAATCAACGGTTGCTGCAGCAGTCGTTGCACGCGGCGAACGAGGATGCGGCGCGTCGGCATTCGGCCGCGATCGGCGCGATGGTCGATCCGCTGCGCGACGCGGTCGGCGCGTTGGAACAACAGATCCGGCAGGTCGAGCATCACCGCATCGATGCCTACTCGGGGCTGCGCGAACAGGTCGCCGGGATGCAGCGCACCTCACACCGGCTCTCCGATCAGACCGGGCAGCTGGTCGCCGCCTTGCGGGCGCCGCAGGTGCGCGGCCGGTGGGGGGAGATCCAGCTGGAGCGGGTCGTCGAGCTGGCCGGGATGACCCGGCACTGCGATTTCGACACCCAGGTGAACCGGGCGGGCGGTGACGACCGCGGTGCGGTGCGGCCCGACATGGTGGTGCGACTCGCCGGTGGCAGGCACATCGTGGTCGACGCGAAGGTGCCGTTCTCGGCCTATCTCGACGCGGCGACCACCGACGACCCGGCCCATCGCAGTCAGCTGCTGGCCCGCCACGCCAAGCAGTTGCGCGCCCACGTCGACCAACTGTCGGACAAGGCGTACTGGGCGGCCTTCGATCCGGCGCCGGAATTCGTGGTGCTGTTCGTACCGGGCGATCCGTTCCTCGATGCCGCCTTGACCACCGACGCGGGGCTGCTCGAGTACGCGTTCGGCCGGAACGTGATCCTCGCAACGCCGACGACATTGATCGCGCTGCTGCGCACGGTCGCGTTCAGCTGGCGCCAGGAAGCGCTGTCCCGCGACATGGCAACGGTGCAGCAATTGGGCAAGGAGCTCTACACCAGGGTGGGCAAGGTGGCCGAGCACCTGGACAACCTGGGCGTGAATCTCGGTAAGGCCGTAGCGGCTTTCAACGCCACGGTCGGCTCGGTGGAGTCCCGGGTGATGGTCACCGCGCGCCGGATGCACGATCTCGGCATCGCCGATCAGGAGCTCCCGGCAATCCGGCTGACCGACACCAGACCGCGCGTCGTAGCCTTCGCCGAGGCCGAGGATCGCCGCTGA
- a CDS encoding DUF6542 domain-containing protein has product MAASQRARPRVPAPQRSIVPSVPGIPALAAVLLAVGATMLGFLIDGLGGETYPTGTFSALYVLGCVLAVCAVRMRGLFSTMVLPPLLLFVAVPVACHMLGGRATTSIKDVLMNLIIPLVERFPTMMLATALVLAIGGARIAIAKRAPATAKPPTAERRTERRTERKPTSRRRPAPAGDLADAGRKRPRRATAVLDDPDTAVDMASPARRPARPQEPKRAPAEPKRAPAARTRDPRARGGAAREAEPARTPRRRGDAPPHPQPNVRYRDRDTGRTERRRPDNI; this is encoded by the coding sequence GTGGCTGCTTCCCAACGTGCGCGACCCCGGGTGCCCGCGCCGCAACGCTCGATCGTGCCTTCGGTCCCCGGCATCCCCGCTCTGGCGGCGGTTCTGCTCGCCGTCGGCGCGACGATGCTCGGGTTCCTGATCGACGGGCTCGGTGGCGAGACCTATCCGACCGGCACGTTTTCGGCACTGTACGTGCTCGGCTGCGTGCTCGCCGTGTGCGCGGTGCGGATGCGCGGTCTGTTCTCCACCATGGTGCTGCCGCCGCTGCTGCTGTTCGTCGCCGTGCCGGTGGCCTGCCATATGCTCGGCGGGCGTGCGACCACGTCCATCAAAGACGTGCTGATGAACCTGATCATCCCGCTGGTGGAACGCTTCCCCACGATGATGCTGGCGACCGCGCTGGTGCTGGCGATCGGCGGCGCCAGGATCGCGATCGCCAAGCGCGCCCCCGCCACCGCCAAGCCCCCCACCGCCGAGCGCAGGACCGAACGCCGCACCGAGCGCAAGCCGACCAGCCGTCGCCGACCGGCGCCCGCGGGCGATCTCGCCGATGCAGGCCGCAAGCGACCCCGCCGCGCCACCGCCGTCCTCGACGATCCCGATACCGCCGTCGACATGGCCAGCCCGGCCCGCCGCCCCGCCCGGCCCCAAGAGCCCAAGCGTGCGCCCGCCGAACCCAAGCGCGCGCCCGCCGCACGGACCAGGGACCCCCGCGCCCGCGGCGGCGCTGCTCGTGAGGCCGAACCAGCCCGCACACCACGCCGTCGCGGTGACGCGCCGCCGCATCCGCAGCCCAACGTGCGTTATCGCGACCGGGATACCGGCCGCACCGAACGGCGCCGACCCGACAACATCTGA
- a CDS encoding 4-hydroxy-3-methylbut-2-enyl diphosphate reductase → MTSAIPLNVGIARSAGATAAGGKRVLLAEPRGYCAGVDRAVETVEKALEKHGAPIYVRKEIVHNRHVVETLRERGVIFVDETDEVPEGALVVFSAHGVAPTVHETAAERNLRTIDATCPLVTKVHQEAKRFARDDYDILLIGHEGHEEVEGTAGEAPEHVQLVDGPDAVDKVSVRDPAKVIWLSQTTLSVDETMQTVERLRERFPTLQDPPSDDICYATSNRQTAVKAMAPECDLVIVVGSRNSSNSVRLVEVALGAGARAAYLVDYAREVDLAWLDGVETIGITSGASVPEILVTGVLELLAEHGFGEVQPVTTANETLVFSLPRELRAARRDAAAPR, encoded by the coding sequence ATGACCTCGGCAATTCCCTTGAACGTCGGTATCGCGCGCTCGGCCGGCGCGACTGCTGCCGGTGGCAAGCGCGTGCTGCTGGCCGAGCCGCGCGGCTACTGCGCAGGCGTCGATCGCGCCGTCGAGACCGTGGAGAAGGCGCTGGAGAAGCACGGTGCGCCCATCTACGTGCGCAAAGAGATTGTGCACAACCGCCACGTCGTGGAGACGCTGCGCGAGCGCGGCGTGATCTTCGTCGACGAGACCGACGAGGTGCCAGAGGGCGCGCTCGTCGTGTTCTCCGCGCACGGTGTCGCCCCGACCGTGCACGAGACCGCCGCCGAACGCAATCTGCGCACCATCGACGCCACCTGTCCGCTGGTCACCAAGGTGCACCAGGAGGCCAAGCGCTTCGCCCGTGACGACTACGACATCCTGCTGATCGGCCACGAGGGCCACGAGGAAGTCGAGGGCACCGCCGGTGAGGCGCCCGAGCACGTGCAGCTCGTCGACGGGCCCGACGCGGTGGACAAGGTCTCGGTGCGCGATCCGGCCAAGGTGATCTGGCTGTCGCAGACCACGCTGTCGGTCGACGAGACCATGCAGACGGTCGAGCGGCTGCGCGAGCGCTTCCCGACGCTGCAGGATCCGCCCAGCGACGACATCTGCTACGCCACCTCCAACCGCCAGACCGCGGTCAAGGCGATGGCGCCCGAATGCGATCTGGTGATCGTGGTCGGTTCGCGCAACTCGTCGAACTCGGTGCGCTTGGTCGAGGTGGCGCTCGGCGCCGGTGCGCGGGCGGCATACCTGGTCGACTACGCCCGCGAGGTCGATCTGGCCTGGCTCGACGGTGTCGAGACCATCGGCATCACCTCCGGTGCGTCGGTGCCGGAGATCCTGGTGACCGGTGTGCTCGAGCTGCTGGCCGAGCACGGATTCGGCGAGGTGCAGCCGGTGACGACGGCCAACGAGACACTGGTGTTCTCGTTGCCTCGTGAGCTGCGTGCCGCGCGCCGGGACGCCGCCGCACCGCGCTGA
- a CDS encoding lipid droplet-associated protein, whose translation MFRPPFVARVAAGAAVYALEETRRLPVAAVNLPITALSRVLQTTMHLQQFVTSLALKGDVVFERLGSAPPEQPEWATFDEDVEDAPTATNGHTSRFDLFAEPAPTESANGQAVPASLLVLETESEVIEPVPVEEPAVEEPAEVEAPEVAIRYDYPTMTLAQLRARLRMLTVEELGQLLDFEQQTRARAPFVTMLTNRIATVQAQ comes from the coding sequence ATGTTTCGACCTCCGTTCGTGGCCCGGGTCGCCGCCGGTGCTGCCGTATACGCCTTAGAAGAGACGCGGCGGTTACCTGTCGCGGCTGTCAATCTCCCGATCACCGCGCTCAGTCGCGTGCTGCAGACGACCATGCATCTGCAGCAGTTCGTCACCAGTCTCGCGCTCAAGGGCGACGTGGTGTTCGAGCGGCTCGGCTCGGCGCCGCCGGAACAGCCCGAGTGGGCCACCTTCGACGAGGATGTCGAGGACGCGCCCACCGCGACCAACGGCCACACCAGTCGCTTCGATCTGTTCGCCGAACCGGCACCGACCGAGTCGGCCAACGGCCAGGCCGTGCCCGCGTCGCTGCTGGTGCTCGAGACCGAGTCCGAGGTCATCGAACCGGTGCCGGTCGAGGAACCCGCTGTCGAGGAACCGGCGGAAGTCGAGGCGCCCGAAGTCGCGATCCGCTACGACTACCCGACGATGACGCTGGCCCAGCTGCGCGCCCGACTGCGCATGTTGACCGTCGAGGAGCTCGGCCAGCTGCTGGACTTCGAGCAGCAGACCCGCGCCCGCGCGCCCTTCGTCACCATGCTGACCAACCGCATCGCCACCGTCCAGGCGCAGTGA
- the xseA gene encoding exodeoxyribonuclease VII large subunit translates to MTQDGAAPAQAGAPTNSAEQPYPVRSVAVKVAQWIERLGSIWVEGQVTQINLRPGTRTAFLVLRDTSADMSLSLTCDPDLLRRLPVPLTEGSRVVVYGKLQFFTGRGTISLRVTEIRAVGVGELLARIERLKQLLTAEGLFDARLKRPLPFLPATIGLITGRASAAERDVLSVAQNRWPAVRFVIRNTAVQGPTAVPQMLTALAELDRDDEVEVIVLARGGGSTEDLLPFSDEALCRAVAAARTPVVSAIGHEPDNPLLDLVADLRAATPTDAAKRVVPDAAAELAGVREMRARSAAALRGWVERESHTLTQLRSRPVLADPLRELTHRHDEVERLRATAQRDVERFLRTESTATQHLREKLTAVGPAATLARGYAVVQRVAGPQRHVVRSIEDAPAGSQLRIRVADGAISAAALGTQRLTPKTTDEKRK, encoded by the coding sequence ATGACTCAGGACGGCGCCGCGCCCGCGCAGGCAGGCGCACCGACGAATTCTGCGGAGCAGCCGTATCCGGTGCGTTCGGTGGCCGTGAAGGTCGCCCAGTGGATCGAACGCCTCGGCAGCATCTGGGTCGAGGGCCAGGTCACCCAGATCAATCTGCGCCCCGGTACCCGCACGGCGTTCCTGGTGCTGCGCGACACCTCGGCCGACATGTCGCTGTCGCTGACCTGCGATCCCGATCTGTTGCGCCGGCTGCCGGTCCCGTTGACCGAGGGCAGCCGGGTGGTCGTCTACGGCAAACTGCAGTTCTTCACCGGCCGGGGCACGATCTCGTTGCGGGTCACCGAGATCCGCGCGGTCGGGGTCGGTGAGCTGCTGGCGCGGATCGAGCGGTTGAAGCAGCTGCTCACGGCGGAGGGGCTGTTCGACGCGCGGCTCAAGCGACCGTTGCCGTTTCTGCCCGCGACGATCGGGTTGATCACCGGGCGCGCGAGCGCGGCTGAACGCGATGTCCTCAGCGTGGCCCAGAATCGTTGGCCCGCTGTCCGTTTCGTCATCCGAAACACCGCGGTGCAGGGGCCGACGGCAGTGCCGCAGATGCTGACCGCGCTGGCCGAGCTCGACCGGGACGACGAGGTGGAGGTGATCGTGCTCGCCCGCGGCGGCGGCAGCACCGAGGATCTGCTGCCGTTCTCCGATGAGGCACTGTGCCGGGCCGTCGCGGCGGCGCGGACGCCGGTGGTCAGCGCGATCGGGCACGAACCGGACAACCCGCTGCTCGATCTGGTCGCCGACTTGCGCGCGGCCACCCCGACCGATGCCGCCAAGCGCGTCGTGCCCGATGCGGCCGCCGAGCTGGCCGGGGTCCGCGAGATGCGCGCGCGCTCGGCGGCGGCATTGCGTGGCTGGGTCGAGCGCGAGTCGCACACCCTGACGCAGTTGCGTTCCCGGCCGGTCCTGGCCGACCCGCTGCGCGAACTCACTCATCGCCACGACGAGGTGGAGCGGTTGCGCGCGACGGCGCAGCGCGATGTCGAGCGCTTCCTGCGCACCGAGTCGACGGCCACCCAGCACCTGCGCGAGAAACTCACCGCCGTGGGTCCGGCCGCCACGCTGGCCCGTGGTTACGCTGTCGTGCAGCGTGTCGCCGGGCCGCAGCGCCATGTCGTCCGGTCGATCGAGGACGCGCCCGCGGGCAGCCAGTTGCGGATCAGGGTCGCCGACGGCGCGATCTCCGCGGCGGCACTGGGCACCCAGCGCCTGACGCCGAAGACCACCGACGAGAAGAGGAAGTGA
- a CDS encoding exodeoxyribonuclease VII small subunit, giving the protein MAEIAAFGYERARDELINVVKMLEQGGLDLDDSLALWERGEALAARCEQHLAGARRRVEDALSRADLDTAE; this is encoded by the coding sequence ATGGCCGAGATCGCGGCCTTCGGCTACGAACGTGCCCGCGACGAGCTGATCAATGTGGTCAAGATGCTCGAACAGGGCGGCCTCGACCTCGACGACTCTCTCGCCCTGTGGGAGCGCGGCGAGGCCTTGGCCGCCCGCTGCGAACAGCACCTCGCCGGTGCCCGGCGCCGGGTGGAGGACGCGCTCTCGCGCGCCGATCTCGACACCGCCGAGTAG